Proteins encoded within one genomic window of Prosthecochloris marina:
- a CDS encoding KdsC family phosphatase — protein sequence MIELSTEEFLRRAKNIRLVLSDNDGVLTDNGVYYSERGEELKRYSIRDGMGVERLAAVGVMTGIMTGETSLNLKKRAEKLKIKHLYLGIKDKLSKLNSVLSENGLALDEIAYMGDDVNDFEIMDAVAASGLTACPGDATGFVRPVVHYICKADGGDGAFREFAELLIQLRRS from the coding sequence ATGATAGAGTTGTCAACTGAAGAGTTTTTGCGTCGGGCAAAAAACATAAGACTTGTGCTCTCCGACAATGATGGTGTTCTGACCGATAACGGAGTGTATTATTCCGAGCGAGGAGAAGAGCTAAAGCGTTATTCCATACGTGACGGGATGGGCGTTGAGAGATTGGCGGCTGTAGGGGTAATGACAGGAATCATGACAGGTGAAACTTCTCTTAACCTCAAAAAGAGGGCGGAGAAACTGAAAATCAAACATCTTTATCTTGGTATCAAGGATAAACTCTCGAAGCTTAACAGCGTTCTTTCGGAAAATGGTCTTGCGCTCGACGAAATAGCTTACATGGGGGATGACGTCAACGATTTCGAGATCATGGATGCAGTTGCAGCGTCAGGGTTGACGGCTTGTCCCGGGGATGCCACTGGTTTTGTCCGCCCCGTTGTTCACTATATTTGCAAGGCCGATGGTGGGGATGGTGCATTTCGTGAGTTTGCCGAACTCTTGATACAGCTGAGGCGTTCCTGA
- a CDS encoding anaerobic ribonucleoside-triphosphate reductase activating protein — translation MSYNSAFQQQASGNEGFHLPIGGFLKQSFSDYPGRVAAVLFTRGCNFRCVYCHNPELVLPDLLRHSKPYEVKGILAWLLSNSSFLDAVVITGGEPTLHPSLPEFIRQIKSLGLEVKLDTNGTNPQMLEVLMSEKLVDYVAMDIKSVLDHQKYASVCGECFTETMLDAVERSLALLHEAVIDCEIRTTLLGSHHTEKDITELIRLVRIPYFLQECNSLKTLQAVVGKKLGREEIAELMESLEPKGGNVCLR, via the coding sequence ATGAGTTATAACAGTGCATTTCAGCAGCAGGCAAGTGGAAATGAAGGTTTCCATTTGCCGATAGGAGGGTTTCTCAAGCAGAGTTTCAGCGATTACCCTGGAAGGGTGGCCGCGGTTCTTTTTACCAGGGGATGTAATTTCCGGTGTGTCTACTGCCATAATCCGGAACTCGTTCTTCCGGATCTGCTCCGGCATTCGAAGCCTTACGAGGTTAAAGGAATTCTTGCATGGCTTTTGTCGAACAGCTCTTTCCTCGATGCTGTTGTCATTACCGGTGGAGAACCTACTCTGCATCCGTCTTTGCCGGAGTTCATCCGGCAGATAAAGTCTTTGGGGCTGGAAGTGAAACTGGACACAAACGGGACCAATCCGCAGATGCTGGAGGTGCTTATGAGTGAAAAGCTTGTCGATTATGTCGCCATGGACATTAAGAGCGTTCTGGATCACCAAAAGTATGCTTCAGTTTGCGGTGAATGTTTTACCGAAACCATGTTGGACGCTGTCGAGCGATCGTTGGCTTTGTTGCATGAGGCCGTTATCGATTGTGAAATTCGCACGACACTACTCGGATCGCATCACACGGAGAAAGATATTACTGAGCTCATCCGGCTGGTTCGTATTCCCTATTTTCTTCAAGAATGCAACTCGTTAAAAACTCTTCAGGCTGTTGTCGGTAAGAAGTTGGGCAGAGAGGAAATTGCAGAATTAATGGAATCATTAGAACCAAAAGGGGGAAATGTTTGTTTAAGGTAG
- a CDS encoding ADP-polyphosphate phosphotransferase yields the protein MSKIKLKDFRVVEGRKVALKKWPTDIPKMYSSKDAYKETLGEHVKELSELQQIHYADDRYALLLIFQAMDAAGKDGVIRHVMSGINPQGCQVYSFKHPSRKELDHDFLWRTNCALPERGRIGIFNRSYYEEVLIVRVHPEILMSQQIPKDLLNGNDVWKNRFRSINNMEHHLYHNGTRIIKFFLHLSKEEQRRRFLRRIDEHEKNWKFSIADIEERKYWDDYMRAYEECLAATSTERAPWYVVPADDKKNARLIVSSIMLETFKSLKMSYPETSEERHEELLEIRKMLVAEEE from the coding sequence ATGAGCAAGATAAAGCTGAAAGATTTCAGGGTTGTCGAAGGTCGAAAAGTTGCGCTGAAAAAGTGGCCGACGGATATCCCGAAAATGTATTCTTCCAAAGATGCTTACAAGGAGACGCTTGGAGAGCATGTCAAGGAACTGAGTGAACTGCAGCAGATCCACTATGCAGATGATCGCTATGCGCTGCTTCTGATTTTTCAAGCAATGGATGCAGCAGGAAAAGACGGTGTGATTCGCCATGTCATGTCGGGAATAAATCCTCAGGGTTGCCAGGTTTACAGCTTCAAGCATCCTTCCCGAAAGGAACTCGATCACGATTTTCTCTGGCGAACAAACTGTGCACTTCCTGAAAGGGGACGCATCGGTATTTTTAACCGATCATACTATGAAGAGGTTCTCATTGTCAGAGTACATCCCGAAATTCTTATGAGTCAGCAAATTCCAAAGGATCTTTTGAACGGAAACGATGTCTGGAAAAACCGGTTTCGCTCGATTAACAATATGGAGCATCACCTGTACCATAATGGAACCAGAATCATCAAGTTTTTTCTTCATCTGTCCAAGGAAGAGCAGCGCAGGCGCTTTCTGCGGAGAATTGACGAGCATGAGAAAAACTGGAAGTTCAGTATTGCCGATATTGAAGAGCGAAAGTACTGGGATGACTATATGAGAGCTTATGAGGAGTGTCTCGCAGCCACAAGTACCGAGCGGGCTCCCTGGTACGTCGTGCCGGCGGACGATAAGAAAAACGCGCGCCTCATTGTTTCGTCGATCATGCTTGAAACGTTTAAATCGCTGAAAATGTCTTACCCCGAAACCAGTGAGGAGAGACATGAGGAACTGCTGGAAATCAGGAAAATGCTCGTGGCCGAAGAAGAGTAG
- a CDS encoding ribonucleoside triphosphate reductase: MMENKMVCDDAKMIIKRDGRVARFDQDKITFAIFRALRAVGNPDRQYAADLCARVVESLRVNVSLDPPSVEEIQDVVEKVLFENHAFDAAKAYIIYRFQHHNMREAKEIFANIDLVDDYLHLKDWRVKENANLSYSLQGLNHHISSIVSSQYWLNEIYPAEIAQAHKEGRMHIHDLGSLSVYCVGWDLEDLLMNGFRGVERQTNSAPAKHLRSALGQIVNFFYTMQGEAAGAQAFSGFDTWLAPFIRYDNLEYVEVKQCLQEFFFNMNVPTRVGFQTPFTNVTLDLLIPKPMKNRQVIIGGELQDEVYGDFQAEMDMFNRAFAEVMLDGDANGSVFSFPIPTYNITPDFDWENPVYEGIWEMTAKYGIPYFSNFVNSDMNPDDVRSMCCRLRLDKRELQSRGGGLFGSDPLTGSVGVVTINLPELGYLSSSEEEFFQRLSRVMELAKSSLEIKRKVIERLTEQGLYPYSKFYLRNLYRKNGRYWDNHFSTIGLLGMNECCLNFLGCAIGEPEGEAFSLRVLDFMRDRLVAFQEETGHIYNLEATPAEGTSYRLARLNKAVYPDIIVANEQASKKGAEPYYTNSSQLPVNYTDDLFEALRLQDEMQIRYTGGTVFHAFLGEQHLPALSARQLVRKITSKFRLPYITLSPTFSICPSHGYLAGEHQECPFCREKGSVQKCLVFSRIVGYLRPVEQWNAGKQAEFRDRKLFDSDHTVTSEATGKKEGAHGGFPVCAS, translated from the coding sequence ATGATGGAAAACAAGATGGTATGTGATGACGCTAAGATGATCATCAAACGTGATGGCAGGGTTGCTCGTTTCGATCAGGATAAAATTACGTTTGCAATTTTCAGGGCTCTTCGAGCTGTAGGAAATCCTGACCGGCAATATGCGGCTGACCTGTGTGCCCGGGTGGTTGAGTCACTTAGGGTAAACGTTTCTCTCGACCCCCCTTCGGTCGAAGAGATTCAGGATGTCGTTGAAAAGGTGCTGTTTGAAAATCATGCTTTCGATGCAGCCAAGGCATATATTATTTATCGTTTTCAGCATCACAATATGCGAGAGGCGAAAGAGATCTTCGCCAACATCGACCTGGTCGATGATTACCTGCACCTCAAGGATTGGCGTGTGAAGGAAAATGCCAACTTGAGTTACTCGCTTCAGGGGTTGAACCACCATATTTCGAGCATCGTCAGTTCCCAATACTGGCTCAATGAGATCTATCCGGCGGAGATCGCACAGGCTCACAAGGAAGGGCGAATGCATATTCATGATCTTGGTTCGTTGAGTGTGTATTGTGTCGGCTGGGATCTCGAGGATCTTTTAATGAACGGTTTTCGGGGGGTGGAGCGTCAGACTAACAGTGCACCGGCAAAGCATCTCAGGAGCGCCCTCGGGCAGATCGTGAATTTTTTCTATACCATGCAGGGAGAGGCTGCCGGCGCGCAGGCTTTTTCCGGTTTCGATACATGGCTCGCTCCGTTTATCCGCTACGATAACCTGGAGTATGTAGAGGTGAAACAGTGTCTGCAGGAATTCTTTTTCAATATGAATGTGCCGACCAGGGTCGGGTTTCAGACTCCGTTTACCAACGTGACGCTCGATCTTCTGATTCCTAAACCTATGAAAAACCGTCAGGTCATCATCGGGGGTGAGTTACAGGATGAGGTGTACGGTGATTTTCAGGCCGAAATGGATATGTTCAACCGGGCGTTTGCCGAGGTAATGCTCGACGGAGATGCAAACGGTTCGGTTTTTTCTTTTCCAATTCCCACGTACAATATCACTCCGGATTTTGATTGGGAAAACCCTGTCTACGAAGGTATCTGGGAGATGACGGCAAAGTATGGGATTCCATACTTCTCTAATTTTGTGAATTCTGACATGAACCCGGATGATGTGCGGAGCATGTGCTGCCGTCTCCGTCTTGACAAACGTGAGCTGCAAAGCAGGGGTGGAGGACTTTTCGGTTCCGACCCGCTGACCGGTTCGGTGGGTGTAGTGACGATCAATCTGCCGGAACTCGGCTATCTCTCTTCTTCGGAAGAAGAGTTTTTTCAACGTCTTTCAAGGGTGATGGAGCTTGCCAAAAGCAGTCTGGAAATCAAGCGAAAGGTGATCGAGCGCCTTACTGAACAAGGGCTCTACCCGTACTCGAAGTTTTACCTGCGTAATCTCTACAGGAAAAACGGCAGGTACTGGGATAATCATTTCTCGACCATCGGTTTGCTTGGCATGAACGAGTGTTGTCTCAATTTTCTTGGATGTGCGATTGGTGAACCTGAAGGTGAGGCGTTCAGTCTGAGAGTCTTGGATTTCATGCGTGATCGCCTGGTGGCGTTTCAAGAGGAAACCGGCCATATATACAATCTCGAAGCTACACCTGCAGAAGGAACCTCTTATCGTCTTGCAAGGTTGAACAAAGCGGTTTATCCCGATATCATCGTTGCCAATGAGCAGGCAAGCAAGAAAGGTGCAGAACCTTACTATACCAATTCCTCACAGCTGCCGGTCAACTATACCGATGATTTGTTCGAAGCGCTGCGCCTCCAGGATGAGATGCAGATTCGTTATACGGGGGGAACCGTTTTTCACGCTTTTCTCGGCGAACAGCATCTTCCGGCATTATCGGCACGCCAGCTTGTTCGGAAGATAACCTCGAAATTCCGACTGCCTTACATAACGCTTTCCCCGACGTTCAGCATTTGCCCCTCACACGGTTATCTGGCCGGCGAGCATCAGGAGTGTCCGTTCTGTCGTGAAAAGGGTAGTGTGCAGAAGTGCCTTGTTTTTTCACGTATTGTCGGGTATCTCAGGCCCGTCGAACAATGGAATGCGGGAAAGCAGGCGGAATTCAGGGATCGCAAGCTTTTTGACAGCGATCACACTGTCACCTCTGAGGCAACAGGAAAGAAAGAAGGGGCTCACGGGGGTTTTCCGGTCTGTGCGTCATGA
- a CDS encoding ATP-grasp domain-containing protein: MKINVSTYWGPNRYSKRPSVVFCFEEIPEEKMSAMQRSFVTLAKYLEKNFGYSHTFGHKRAIDRNDVFEFLSSASIFILNYVRGDLEENGYTTDNAVPVLFVEFHKPELTAKAVNILLKLLLRGSKGKEHEVYSILNTFWDECQRGHPDFQAHALITAAKSKNLYYQNLDKKVWLYGMGAKSKIFFETSTVEDLQSDVKTDKLSGKKIFNTVGAPTARYKIVRDRAELLAAAHDIGFPCVVKPVHSDSGRGVTANVKTLDDVEFAYTEARKFIGKSNEIMVEKHVPGRDYRLLFLRGDFIGCASSVAPFVIGDGAKSIRELIDIVNRKRTRNLYASNYLRPIKIDASVKEALSVQSCDLKTVLKPGQKVTLRRNTNLGGGGSTELFENVHHDVLVHAKEIARCCGLHSVGIDYITEDISKSPSASCGKFTELNKMPGVPLFLAAGYDIGRLGDQFLGNRVGNIELNLFIFQKERCKELLQSYSGECAIFLPDTVVKKSKKFKVENGHFRQLIGKVLSDKQLKSLDIIASLEFVEQYGFPTEHISTVFVGKFCKTRIVCETIEKLNCRVQCA, translated from the coding sequence ATGAAAATAAACGTTTCAACCTATTGGGGGCCGAATCGTTACAGTAAGCGGCCATCCGTCGTTTTTTGTTTTGAGGAGATCCCGGAAGAAAAGATGTCGGCCATGCAACGCTCGTTTGTGACGCTGGCCAAGTATCTGGAAAAAAATTTTGGATACAGTCACACTTTTGGTCACAAACGCGCCATTGACAGAAATGATGTTTTTGAATTTTTATCGAGCGCTTCGATTTTCATTCTGAACTATGTAAGAGGGGACTTGGAAGAAAACGGTTATACCACAGATAATGCGGTTCCTGTCCTGTTTGTTGAATTCCATAAGCCCGAGTTAACGGCTAAGGCGGTAAATATTCTGCTGAAGTTGCTCCTCAGGGGTTCCAAGGGAAAAGAGCATGAGGTGTATTCGATTTTAAACACTTTCTGGGATGAGTGTCAGAGGGGGCACCCGGATTTTCAAGCGCACGCATTGATTACTGCCGCGAAATCAAAAAACCTTTACTACCAGAATCTTGATAAAAAAGTCTGGCTCTATGGAATGGGGGCAAAATCAAAGATTTTTTTTGAAACGAGCACTGTAGAGGATCTGCAAAGTGACGTTAAAACGGACAAATTGTCGGGAAAGAAAATCTTCAATACTGTCGGTGCGCCGACAGCACGATATAAGATTGTAAGGGATCGTGCTGAACTGTTGGCTGCGGCGCATGATATTGGCTTTCCTTGTGTGGTTAAACCTGTTCACTCAGATAGCGGAAGGGGAGTGACGGCAAATGTAAAAACACTTGATGACGTTGAGTTTGCTTATACCGAGGCGAGGAAATTTATCGGGAAAAGCAATGAGATAATGGTAGAAAAACATGTTCCGGGCAGAGATTATCGCCTGCTTTTTCTCCGGGGAGATTTTATTGGTTGTGCCAGCAGCGTTGCCCCGTTTGTAATCGGAGATGGTGCCAAGAGTATTCGTGAGCTGATAGACATTGTCAATAGAAAAAGAACCAGAAACCTCTATGCAAGTAATTATCTGAGGCCAATAAAAATCGATGCTTCCGTGAAAGAAGCTCTTTCAGTTCAGAGTTGCGACTTGAAGACGGTTTTGAAGCCAGGCCAAAAAGTCACCCTGCGTAGAAATACAAATTTAGGGGGAGGAGGTAGTACGGAACTGTTTGAAAATGTACATCATGATGTTCTGGTTCATGCAAAAGAAATTGCACGCTGCTGTGGTTTGCATAGTGTTGGAATTGATTATATCACCGAAGATATAAGCAAGTCGCCGTCCGCATCCTGCGGGAAGTTCACTGAATTAAACAAAATGCCCGGGGTTCCCTTATTTTTAGCCGCAGGCTATGATATCGGAAGGTTAGGGGACCAATTCCTGGGGAACAGGGTCGGTAATATTGAGCTGAATCTATTTATATTTCAAAAGGAGCGATGCAAGGAACTGTTGCAATCGTACAGCGGTGAGTGTGCGATATTTTTACCGGATACTGTCGTGAAAAAAAGCAAAAAGTTTAAAGTTGAAAACGGTCATTTCAGGCAGCTGATCGGTAAGGTTTTGTCGGATAAGCAGTTGAAATCGTTGGACATAATCGCTTCTTTGGAATTTGTCGAACAATACGGGTTTCCAACTGAACATATTTCAACCGTGTTTGTTGGGAAGTTCTGCAAAACAAGGATTGTCTGCGAGACCATCGAGAAACTCAATTGCCGTGTGCAATGCGCTTAA
- a CDS encoding inorganic diphosphatase gives MNFNPWHHVEIGKEQPHIVNSVIEISKGSKAKYELDKKTGMLKLDRVLYSSVFYPANYGFIPKTLGEDHDPLDIVVLSQCAIVPMCLVRARVVGVMRMIDHGESDDKIIAVADDDMSVSTINNVNEIRPHFHSELKHFFEEYKALENKTVLVEEFQDADTAKEIILRSITKYQKTFGVAEEIRPVPVIG, from the coding sequence ATGAATTTTAATCCATGGCATCACGTTGAGATAGGTAAAGAGCAGCCGCATATCGTCAATTCCGTTATTGAGATTTCCAAAGGCAGCAAAGCGAAATATGAGCTTGATAAAAAAACAGGGATGCTCAAACTCGACAGAGTGCTTTATTCTTCGGTCTTCTACCCTGCCAACTACGGGTTTATCCCGAAAACTCTCGGGGAGGATCACGATCCTCTTGATATCGTTGTTTTATCCCAGTGCGCTATTGTTCCGATGTGCCTTGTGCGAGCACGTGTTGTCGGGGTTATGCGAATGATCGATCATGGAGAAAGCGATGACAAAATTATCGCAGTGGCTGACGATGATATGAGTGTCAGCACCATCAACAATGTCAATGAGATAAGACCGCATTTCCATTCCGAGCTCAAGCATTTTTTCGAGGAGTACAAAGCGCTCGAAAATAAAACGGTTCTGGTTGAAGAGTTTCAGGATGCAGATACAGCCAAGGAAATTATTTTGCGTTCTATAACAAAATACCAGAAGACCTTTGGTGTGGCTGAAGAGATCAGGCCTGTTCCCGTGATTGGATAG
- the serC gene encoding 3-phosphoserine/phosphohydroxythreonine transaminase, with the protein MPYNFYAGPCKLPESVIERIRNEFTDYRGSGMSVMEISHRAQPVLDLLERTQEKIRRLMGLAVDDDVLLLQGGGTLQFSMIPMNLSAAGDPVDYIDSGYWAAKAIEAARQLERDVHVAGKAHDTIPTALDIRADARYLHVCTNNTVMGTQWQGIPESRVPLVADMSSDILSRNIDTGRFALIYAHAQKTIGAAGVTVVIVPRKTQEMIQPGLPSFFDYRTHADAGSNHHTPPVFAIYVVECMLDWLEKEVGGLDTMETLNRDKAALLYETLDASTLFRCPVPSESRSMMNVVFDAVNPEIVSIFSQKAEEAGLLGLQGHRSRGGFRASLYNAVTLEEVETLAGFITDFEHCYG; encoded by the coding sequence ATGCCATACAATTTTTACGCCGGACCTTGCAAATTGCCCGAATCGGTCATTGAACGCATCCGCAACGAGTTTACCGATTACCGGGGCAGCGGAATGTCGGTGATGGAAATCAGCCATCGTGCACAGCCGGTTCTGGATCTGCTTGAACGCACACAGGAAAAGATTCGAAGATTGATGGGGTTAGCCGTTGATGATGATGTACTGCTCTTGCAAGGAGGAGGCACATTGCAATTCAGCATGATACCGATGAACCTCTCAGCGGCAGGAGATCCTGTCGATTACATTGATTCAGGATACTGGGCGGCTAAAGCCATAGAAGCCGCTCGCCAACTGGAACGGGATGTACATGTTGCCGGTAAGGCTCATGATACGATTCCTACTGCACTCGATATCCGAGCCGATGCCCGCTATCTGCACGTATGCACCAACAATACGGTAATGGGTACGCAATGGCAAGGCATACCGGAATCTCGGGTGCCGCTGGTAGCCGATATGAGTTCGGACATTCTGAGCCGAAATATCGATACCGGACGTTTCGCTTTGATTTACGCTCATGCCCAGAAAACCATCGGTGCTGCTGGAGTTACCGTGGTGATCGTCCCCCGGAAAACACAAGAGATGATTCAACCGGGCCTACCCTCTTTTTTTGATTACCGTACACATGCCGATGCCGGATCAAACCATCACACACCGCCCGTGTTCGCCATATACGTCGTTGAGTGTATGCTGGATTGGCTGGAGAAAGAAGTCGGCGGCCTGGATACCATGGAAACCCTTAACAGGGACAAGGCCGCCCTGCTTTATGAAACGCTGGATGCTTCCACACTTTTTCGTTGCCCTGTTCCTTCGGAATCACGTTCGATGATGAATGTGGTTTTTGATGCCGTAAATCCGGAAATTGTATCGATCTTCAGCCAAAAGGCAGAAGAAGCAGGACTTTTGGGGCTCCAGGGGCATCGCTCGCGTGGCGGATTTCGGGCAAGCCTTTACAACGCGGTGACACTTGAAGAGGTAGAGACATTGGCCGGATTTATTACTGATTTTGAGCACTGTTACGGCTGA
- the modD gene encoding ModD protein, with the protein MNFTLNLSDVEALLREDVPYFDLTSSLLNLSSQNAEILFAPKEPVIVSGSEEVAKIFTLLDVATELIVASGHKALAGETVLKAYGNAEQLHMGWKVSQNILEHFSAIATRTRSMVEGANRSGKSVEICGTRKHLPGTKHLSLKALCSGGGSPHRLGLSDSILIFSNHYGLLGGLKSLCTDLQSIKARCPEKKVAVEVESIHDAITVAEAGADIVQLDKLSHESVRKIAEMLKQGGNGTTIAAAGGINDTNAEKYAAAGADVLVSSWMYFGKPADYKVVIRKT; encoded by the coding sequence GTGAATTTCACCCTGAACCTTTCCGATGTCGAGGCACTACTCAGAGAAGATGTCCCCTACTTTGATCTGACAAGCTCTTTGCTCAACCTTTCATCGCAAAACGCCGAAATTCTTTTTGCCCCGAAAGAACCGGTCATAGTATCCGGCAGCGAAGAGGTGGCGAAAATTTTCACCTTGCTCGATGTTGCAACCGAACTGATTGTCGCAAGCGGTCACAAAGCCCTTGCGGGAGAAACCGTATTGAAAGCTTATGGCAACGCGGAACAGCTTCACATGGGTTGGAAAGTCTCTCAGAACATTCTGGAACATTTTTCCGCAATAGCCACAAGGACACGCTCTATGGTTGAAGGAGCGAACCGCAGCGGAAAAAGTGTCGAAATATGCGGCACCCGCAAACATCTGCCCGGCACCAAACATCTTTCGCTCAAAGCACTTTGCTCTGGCGGAGGCTCTCCTCATCGGCTCGGACTTTCCGATTCCATCCTGATATTTTCCAATCACTATGGCCTGCTTGGAGGTTTGAAAAGCTTATGCACCGACCTTCAATCCATAAAAGCACGATGCCCGGAAAAGAAAGTCGCTGTCGAAGTTGAAAGCATCCATGACGCGATCACGGTTGCAGAAGCAGGCGCTGACATCGTACAGCTCGATAAGCTCTCGCACGAGTCGGTCAGGAAAATTGCCGAGATGTTAAAGCAAGGCGGCAATGGAACAACGATTGCTGCAGCTGGAGGAATAAACGACACGAATGCAGAAAAATATGCAGCGGCAGGAGCCGATGTACTTGTCAGTTCCTGGATGTACTTCGGAAAGCCTGCCGACTATAAAGTGGTTATCCGTAAAACCTGA
- the fumC gene encoding class II fumarate hydratase, producing MEYRIEKDTMGEVRVPTDKYWGAQTQRSVENFKIGPSGSMPKEIIEAFGYLKKAAAITNCELGVLPEEKRNAIVSVCDEIIGGKLVDQFPLVVWQTGSGTQSNMNVNEVVANRAHVLAGNRLGEGDRLLNPNDDVNKSQSSNDTFPTAMHIAGYKILVGKTIPGIKKLRNELARKCEEMDEVVKIGRTHWMDATPLTLGQEFSGYVSQLDHGIKAIENTLPHLAELALGGTAVGTGLNTPDGYAEKVAETIASLTDLPFVTAENKFESLAAHDAVVESHGALKQVAVSLMKIANDIRMLASGPRSGIGEIVIPPNEPGSSIMPGKVNPTQVEAITMVCAQVMGNDVAVSIGGSNGHFELNVFKPVMIYNLLQSAELIGDACVSFAEKCVCGIEPNHPRVKEHLENSLMLVTALNPHIGYYKAAEIAKKAHAEGTTLRDAAVDLGHLTSEQFDEWVIPARMTGR from the coding sequence ATGGAATACAGAATCGAGAAAGACACCATGGGGGAGGTACGTGTCCCCACCGATAAATACTGGGGAGCCCAGACCCAGCGCTCCGTTGAGAATTTTAAAATCGGTCCGTCCGGGTCGATGCCGAAAGAGATCATTGAAGCTTTCGGTTATCTGAAAAAAGCTGCGGCTATAACGAATTGCGAGCTTGGTGTCCTTCCTGAAGAGAAGCGGAACGCTATTGTTTCCGTGTGCGATGAGATTATCGGCGGTAAGCTTGTCGACCAGTTTCCCCTTGTTGTCTGGCAGACCGGATCAGGTACACAGTCGAATATGAATGTCAACGAGGTCGTTGCAAATCGGGCTCATGTGCTTGCTGGAAACCGGCTTGGAGAGGGAGATCGGCTCCTCAATCCCAACGACGATGTCAACAAATCACAATCCTCCAACGATACGTTTCCGACAGCCATGCATATCGCCGGGTATAAAATACTTGTCGGTAAGACCATTCCCGGAATCAAAAAACTTCGCAACGAACTCGCCAGGAAATGTGAGGAGATGGATGAGGTCGTCAAAATCGGACGGACACACTGGATGGATGCAACGCCTCTTACCCTCGGTCAGGAGTTCTCCGGTTATGTCTCTCAGCTCGATCATGGCATCAAGGCCATCGAGAACACGCTGCCTCACCTTGCGGAGCTTGCTCTTGGCGGTACGGCTGTAGGTACCGGTCTCAATACACCTGATGGTTATGCTGAAAAAGTTGCCGAAACCATTGCGTCCCTGACGGACCTTCCTTTTGTGACCGCTGAAAACAAATTCGAATCACTTGCGGCTCATGACGCCGTTGTTGAATCGCACGGCGCCTTGAAGCAGGTTGCTGTGAGTCTCATGAAGATTGCAAACGATATTCGGATGCTTGCCTCAGGTCCCCGTAGCGGTATCGGTGAGATCGTTATCCCGCCAAACGAGCCTGGGTCGTCCATTATGCCGGGCAAGGTAAACCCTACGCAAGTGGAAGCGATAACTATGGTTTGCGCTCAAGTGATGGGCAATGATGTTGCGGTCAGCATAGGGGGCTCGAACGGTCATTTCGAGCTCAATGTGTTCAAACCTGTCATGATCTACAATCTGTTGCAGTCTGCCGAACTGATTGGAGATGCCTGTGTTTCTTTTGCTGAAAAATGCGTTTGCGGGATTGAACCGAACCATCCGAGGGTGAAGGAGCATCTGGAAAATTCACTCATGCTGGTCACAGCACTCAATCCGCACATCGGTTACTACAAGGCTGCCGAGATCGCAAAGAAAGCTCATGCCGAAGGTACAACATTGCGAGATGCGGCCGTGGATCTCGGCCACCTGACAAGCGAACAGTTCGATGAATGGGTTATCCCCGCTAGAATGACCGGCAGATAA